From a region of the Spelaeicoccus albus genome:
- a CDS encoding ABC transporter permease: protein MTAPAPTETPAPDKQSRRLGLKAQLNQLLAFAGLIVIYIFFAILSPDFVTFSNFTSILFSTVVIGTLAIGTTFVIISAGIDLSIGTGMSLCAVMSGVFLQQWGLPLLLGVVLAILFGGLIGLINGINVAILKIPPFIATLAMMLVAQGLALVISHSTPIYFTKVPDYAGISTGELIPGVHFPNAVIILAVVAIISAIVLNKTVLGRYTYSIGSNEDATAISGINVTKWKIMIYTFAGLFIGLAGVMISARLGSAQPALGQGYELQAIAAVVIGGTSLFGGKGSIVGTVIGALIMSMINNGLQIISVPQQWQNVVLGLVILAAVYTDNLRRKRAAS from the coding sequence ATGACCGCTCCAGCCCCCACCGAGACCCCGGCGCCGGACAAGCAGTCCAGACGTCTCGGGCTGAAGGCCCAGCTGAACCAGCTGCTGGCGTTTGCCGGCTTGATAGTGATCTACATCTTCTTCGCGATTTTGAGCCCGGACTTCGTCACGTTCAGCAACTTCACGTCGATCCTGTTTTCAACTGTCGTGATCGGCACTCTGGCCATTGGCACCACGTTCGTGATCATCTCGGCCGGCATTGATCTGTCGATCGGAACCGGCATGTCGCTGTGCGCCGTCATGTCCGGAGTCTTCTTGCAGCAATGGGGCTTGCCGCTGCTTCTCGGCGTCGTCCTGGCGATCTTGTTCGGCGGGCTGATCGGACTCATCAACGGGATCAACGTGGCAATCTTGAAGATCCCGCCGTTCATCGCGACTCTTGCCATGATGCTGGTGGCCCAAGGGCTTGCTCTCGTCATTTCGCACAGTACGCCGATCTACTTCACCAAGGTGCCCGACTACGCGGGGATCTCGACAGGCGAGCTGATTCCGGGGGTCCACTTCCCCAACGCCGTCATCATCCTGGCGGTCGTCGCCATCATCAGCGCCATCGTCCTCAACAAGACGGTGCTCGGCCGGTATACGTACTCGATCGGCAGCAACGAGGATGCCACGGCGATCTCGGGCATCAACGTGACCAAGTGGAAGATCATGATCTACACGTTCGCCGGGCTGTTCATCGGCCTTGCCGGCGTGATGATCTCGGCTCGGCTCGGCTCGGCGCAGCCCGCTCTCGGCCAAGGTTACGAATTGCAGGCCATTGCGGCGGTCGTCATTGGCGGCACGTCGCTGTTCGGCGGCAAGGGGTCGATTGTCGGTACCGTCATCGGCGCGCTGATCATGTCCATGATCAACAACGGACTGCAGATCATCTCGGTGCCGCAGCAATGGCAGAACGTCGTGCTGGGCCTTGTGATTCTGGCCGCCGTTTACACGGACAACCTTCGCCGCAAGCGAGCCGCCTCATAG
- a CDS encoding aldo/keto reductase: MIDTAMIDTGPIDFGRLGYGAANVGNLYRALTDDEAWKVLDAAWESGVRYFDTAPHYGLGLSERRLGAFLQTKPRDQFVLSTKAGRLLVPNPDGAGTLDTANDFAVPADQRRVFDLSPAGIRASIDASLERLGIDRIDVVYLHDPERSGIDGAVPRGVRALAELRDQGLVRAIGVGSMTTGTLLEAARTDAIDLLMVAGRYTLADQPAAHEVLPECRSRGIGVVNAAVFNSGLLATNAQPADARFDYGATPPDVLERTRRIAAICAEFDVDVPTAALQFSLRDPVVTTVVAGARNPEQMHQNAARMDAAVPDEFWSALFREGLIPASADAES, encoded by the coding sequence ATGATCGACACAGCCATGATCGACACGGGCCCGATCGACTTCGGCCGGCTGGGCTACGGCGCGGCGAATGTGGGCAATCTCTACCGAGCTCTCACCGACGATGAGGCCTGGAAGGTTCTGGACGCCGCGTGGGAATCCGGCGTGCGCTATTTCGACACCGCCCCGCATTACGGTCTCGGGCTGTCCGAACGGCGGCTCGGAGCGTTTCTGCAGACCAAGCCGCGCGATCAATTCGTCCTGTCCACCAAGGCCGGTCGCCTGCTGGTGCCCAATCCGGACGGCGCCGGGACCCTCGACACGGCCAACGACTTCGCCGTGCCCGCCGACCAGCGGCGCGTGTTCGATCTGAGCCCTGCCGGCATCCGCGCCAGTATCGACGCATCGCTGGAACGTCTCGGCATCGACCGCATCGACGTGGTGTACCTGCACGATCCCGAACGCAGCGGCATTGACGGCGCTGTACCGCGCGGCGTCCGAGCACTTGCGGAATTGCGCGACCAAGGCCTGGTGCGTGCAATCGGCGTCGGGTCGATGACCACCGGCACGCTGCTCGAAGCGGCCCGGACCGACGCGATCGACCTGCTGATGGTCGCCGGCCGGTACACGCTTGCCGATCAACCGGCCGCCCACGAGGTACTTCCCGAATGCCGCAGCCGCGGGATCGGCGTCGTCAACGCCGCGGTGTTCAACTCCGGCCTGCTGGCCACGAACGCACAGCCCGCGGACGCGCGGTTCGACTACGGCGCCACTCCCCCGGACGTGCTCGAGCGGACCCGCCGGATTGCGGCGATTTGCGCCGAGTTCGACGTCGACGTGCCCACTGCCGCGCTCCAGTTCTCCCTACGCGATCCGGTCGTGACGACCGTTGTGGCCGGTGCCCGCAATCCCGAACAAATGCACCAGAACGCCGCTCGGATGGACGCCGCCGTCCCCGACGAGTTCTGGTCGGCCTTGTTCCGCGAGGGACTGATTCCCGCGAGCGCGGACGCCGAGTCATGA
- a CDS encoding DUF4352 domain-containing protein: MGHRSNNQAGIEQSAQPPQGYQGPPPQGPPPQGPPPQGPPPQGPPPGQYPGGPGGYWQGQYPPAGYPPPKPKKKWYQRVWFWILAVIVVSIMASCFGGGSDQAAGSADTSSSAHQNDDANAAAHDAAGNKPAAKKPAAKKKAPAMAQIGDSVTSGHFKFTVTKVQKGVSRVGDSYLGEKAQGQFVLVSVKVTNVGDSSEMFMGSEQKLFDKAGKEYSADDEAGIYLDESNSFLEDINPGNTVNGTIVFDVPKTITPKYIEFSGALFSSSVKVALG; the protein is encoded by the coding sequence ATGGGACACAGGTCAAACAACCAAGCCGGCATCGAGCAAAGCGCGCAGCCGCCGCAGGGCTACCAGGGCCCGCCGCCGCAGGGGCCGCCGCCGCAGGGCCCGCCGCCGCAGGGGCCGCCGCCGCAGGGGCCGCCGCCCGGACAGTACCCCGGCGGCCCGGGCGGTTATTGGCAAGGGCAGTACCCGCCGGCCGGGTATCCGCCGCCGAAGCCCAAGAAGAAGTGGTATCAACGCGTGTGGTTCTGGATTCTCGCCGTCATTGTGGTGAGCATCATGGCCAGTTGCTTCGGCGGCGGCTCGGATCAGGCGGCCGGTTCGGCCGATACGTCATCCTCGGCGCACCAAAACGACGACGCGAATGCCGCCGCTCACGACGCTGCGGGAAACAAACCGGCAGCCAAGAAACCGGCAGCCAAAAAGAAGGCCCCCGCGATGGCGCAGATCGGCGACTCGGTCACGAGCGGTCATTTCAAGTTCACCGTCACGAAAGTGCAAAAGGGTGTGTCCAGGGTCGGTGATTCGTACCTGGGCGAAAAAGCGCAGGGGCAGTTCGTCCTGGTGTCCGTGAAGGTGACGAACGTCGGGGACTCGTCGGAGATGTTCATGGGAAGCGAGCAAAAGCTGTTCGACAAGGCGGGCAAGGAATACAGCGCCGACGACGAGGCGGGTATCTATCTGGACGAGTCCAATAGTTTCCTCGAAGACATCAACCCGGGCAATACGGTCAACGGCACCATCGTGTTCGACGTGCCGAAGACCATCACGCCGAAGTACATCGAGTTCAGCGGCGCCCTGTTCAGCTCGTCCGTCAAGGTAGCGCTGGGCTAG
- a CDS encoding class I SAM-dependent methyltransferase: MREETLWESQKRRNPGHSAWYIQRFEMMRERGDDLDGEARLIDALAARRSRILDAGCGPGRVGGELARRGHDVVGVDVDPELIEAAERDYPRARWILGDLTELNLAAEGIEGKIDVIVCAGQVMTFVAPGTAPEVLSRFAGHLAPDGRAVIGFGTGRGYDFGEFLQDADEAGLVLQYRFSTWDLRPFDDSSDFLVAVFGAA, encoded by the coding sequence ATGCGGGAAGAAACTCTGTGGGAATCGCAAAAGCGGCGGAATCCGGGACATTCGGCGTGGTACATCCAACGTTTCGAGATGATGCGAGAACGCGGCGACGATCTGGACGGCGAGGCCCGGTTGATTGATGCGCTGGCCGCACGCCGCAGCCGGATTCTGGACGCCGGATGCGGGCCGGGCCGAGTCGGCGGCGAGCTGGCGCGCCGCGGGCACGACGTCGTCGGCGTCGACGTCGATCCGGAACTCATCGAGGCGGCCGAGCGTGATTACCCGCGGGCCCGTTGGATTCTCGGCGACCTCACCGAATTGAACCTTGCGGCCGAGGGGATCGAGGGCAAAATCGACGTGATCGTTTGTGCCGGTCAGGTCATGACGTTCGTTGCGCCCGGAACCGCTCCCGAGGTGTTGTCCCGATTTGCCGGCCATCTGGCGCCGGACGGTCGGGCCGTCATCGGATTCGGCACCGGCCGCGGGTACGACTTCGGCGAATTCCTGCAGGACGCCGACGAAGCCGGGCTGGTCTTGCAGTACCGGTTCTCGACCTGGGATTTGCGCCCGTTCGACGACTCGTCCGACTTCTTGGTTGCCGTTTTCGGCGCCGCTTGA
- a CDS encoding amidohydrolase family protein: protein MTPRPGPSVRIDAHLHVWDLPRGPVDGRPAYPWLTPEHGELYASFTPEQAKGELDAAGFDAAVLVQADDTMAETDHLLTVAAEHPWVAGVVGWIPLDDPPAAAGALDRLAENRRLVGVRHLVHNDPRDDFLALPAVRESLAMLAGRDLTFDVPDAWPRHLDAAADLAAALPDLTIVIDHLGKPPRGSEDFGAWHRSISRAAALPNVAAKVSGLRMPGTPFDVGALDDTWSAALEAFGPRRLMYGGDWPMVVPDGGYAPTWHVMSELIHRLPASDAALLLGGTAARIYRLDTAKYCRREPGRLQ, encoded by the coding sequence ATGACGCCGCGCCCCGGGCCATCCGTGCGCATCGATGCGCACCTGCACGTGTGGGACCTCCCCCGCGGGCCGGTCGACGGGCGGCCCGCCTACCCGTGGCTCACTCCCGAGCACGGCGAGCTGTACGCGTCGTTCACGCCGGAACAGGCAAAGGGCGAACTCGACGCGGCGGGCTTCGATGCCGCGGTTCTCGTCCAAGCCGACGACACCATGGCGGAGACCGACCATCTCTTGACCGTGGCGGCCGAGCACCCGTGGGTCGCCGGAGTGGTCGGATGGATCCCGCTCGACGATCCGCCCGCCGCGGCCGGTGCGCTCGACCGCCTCGCCGAGAACCGGCGACTGGTCGGCGTCCGACATCTCGTGCACAATGACCCGCGCGACGATTTTCTCGCCCTTCCAGCCGTTCGCGAGTCGCTGGCGATGCTGGCCGGGCGCGACCTGACGTTCGATGTGCCCGATGCGTGGCCGCGGCATCTGGATGCCGCAGCCGATCTGGCCGCCGCGCTGCCCGATCTGACAATCGTCATCGACCACCTGGGCAAACCGCCCCGCGGCAGCGAGGATTTCGGTGCGTGGCACCGGTCGATCAGCCGGGCGGCCGCGCTGCCGAACGTCGCAGCCAAGGTCTCGGGGCTGCGCATGCCCGGGACGCCGTTCGACGTCGGCGCGTTGGACGATACGTGGAGCGCGGCGCTCGAGGCGTTCGGTCCGCGCCGGCTGATGTACGGCGGCGATTGGCCGATGGTGGTGCCGGACGGCGGCTACGCACCCACGTGGCACGTGATGTCCGAGCTGATTCACCGGCTTCCGGCGAGCGACGCGGCGCTGCTCCTCGGCGGCACGGCAGCACGAATCTACCGACTCGACACGGCGAAGTATTGTCGCAGGGAACCTGGGCGCTTACAATGA
- a CDS encoding response regulator, whose amino-acid sequence MTIIDDAPADVRRPTHVAAPARTTRIMLVDDDAMVRTGVRTILEQSDRLSVVAEASDGDEVVQSVFAHRPDVIFMDLHMKRMGGLDAIRALATVPAAPKVIALTSFDLDAYVFQALEVGAVGFLLKDSTADELIGAVDVVLAGNSILSPRSTAHLVRHFAHGTAQAERAEAFAACRLLTERERDVAVLVAAGLSNAEIGDRLFCSAATVKTHLTKAMAKLDAGSRVQVALVMQKAGLV is encoded by the coding sequence ATGACAATCATCGACGACGCTCCGGCAGACGTTCGCAGACCAACTCACGTCGCCGCTCCGGCCCGCACAACGCGGATCATGCTGGTGGACGACGACGCCATGGTGCGTACCGGAGTGCGCACCATCCTCGAACAATCGGATCGGTTGAGCGTGGTCGCGGAGGCTTCGGACGGCGACGAAGTCGTCCAATCCGTGTTCGCGCACCGACCGGACGTCATTTTCATGGACCTGCACATGAAGCGCATGGGTGGGCTCGACGCAATCCGGGCCCTGGCCACCGTGCCGGCCGCGCCGAAGGTCATTGCGCTGACAAGTTTCGACCTCGATGCGTACGTCTTCCAAGCGCTTGAGGTCGGAGCCGTCGGGTTCTTGCTGAAGGACTCCACCGCCGACGAACTGATCGGGGCCGTCGACGTCGTCTTGGCCGGCAACTCGATCTTGTCGCCGCGTTCGACAGCGCACTTGGTGCGGCACTTCGCGCACGGCACCGCGCAGGCCGAACGCGCCGAGGCGTTTGCTGCATGCCGGCTGCTCACCGAGCGCGAACGCGACGTCGCGGTACTGGTCGCCGCCGGCTTGTCGAATGCCGAGATCGGCGATCGGCTCTTTTGCAGCGCGGCCACCGTCAAGACACATCTGACCAAGGCCATGGCGAAGCTGGACGCCGGCAGCAGGGTTCAGGTCGCGCTAGTCATGCAAAAGGCCGGTCTCGTCTAG
- a CDS encoding ABC transporter substrate-binding protein has translation MKMNRRQLIGAAGAVSAASLLAACNRGGSDDASGSKKPYIAIVSKGFSQEYWQAVKKGAEKQAKKSGARITFVGPDTESDVEQQVTMLTNALAKKPDALGFAALDSKAAAPLMQQAKNDKIPVIAFDSGVDSDVPVTTAATDNKAAAAADAKHLAKLIGNKGTIGLVIHDQTSKSGVDRRDGFMDWMKKNAPDVKMLTPQYTNSDLRKAANITKSIIASNHDLAGIYGSNEASAEGVAKGITESGKKGLKAVGFDSGQAQIDAIKKGVLAGSITQDPQKMGALVVSSALKAIKGKDLPKFVDTGFYWYDKKNINDAKIQACLYH, from the coding sequence ATGAAAATGAACCGTCGACAGTTGATCGGCGCGGCCGGAGCGGTTTCGGCAGCGTCATTGCTGGCAGCCTGTAATCGCGGCGGGTCGGACGACGCGTCCGGCAGCAAGAAGCCCTATATCGCCATCGTGTCGAAGGGCTTTTCACAGGAATACTGGCAGGCCGTGAAGAAGGGGGCCGAAAAGCAGGCGAAGAAGTCGGGCGCGCGGATCACCTTCGTCGGCCCCGATACGGAGTCGGACGTCGAGCAGCAGGTCACGATGTTGACCAATGCGCTGGCCAAGAAGCCGGACGCACTGGGATTCGCGGCATTGGACAGCAAGGCCGCCGCGCCGCTCATGCAGCAGGCCAAGAACGACAAGATCCCCGTCATCGCCTTCGATTCGGGAGTCGACTCGGACGTGCCGGTCACGACGGCCGCCACCGACAACAAGGCGGCAGCCGCTGCGGATGCCAAACATCTGGCCAAGCTGATTGGCAACAAGGGCACCATCGGGTTGGTCATTCACGATCAGACCAGCAAGTCCGGCGTCGATCGCCGCGACGGATTCATGGACTGGATGAAGAAGAACGCACCCGACGTCAAAATGCTCACGCCGCAATACACCAACAGCGACTTGCGCAAGGCCGCAAACATCACGAAGTCCATCATTGCCTCGAACCACGATCTTGCGGGAATCTACGGATCCAACGAGGCATCGGCGGAGGGCGTCGCCAAGGGTATTACCGAAAGCGGCAAGAAGGGGCTGAAGGCCGTCGGATTCGATTCCGGACAAGCTCAGATCGATGCCATCAAGAAGGGCGTGCTGGCCGGATCGATCACTCAGGACCCGCAAAAGATGGGCGCCCTTGTCGTGTCCTCGGCGTTGAAGGCCATCAAGGGCAAGGATCTGCCGAAGTTCGTCGACACCGGCTTCTACTGGTACGACAAGAAGAACATCAACGACGCGAAGATCCAGGCCTGCCTGTACCACTGA
- a CDS encoding RbsD/FucU family protein codes for MLTGIHPLLTGRLLWCLDRLGHSDSVVIADAHFPAARIAAENAGTVLDFPAVGSPDMLAAVRTVIPLDDAPALDLMASASGDVLVVQQELMRVAGVDAEHVRFTDRFDFYETAAGSSVIVRTGETRQYGNVLLRKGLVDPAGDSAPPLREGTAS; via the coding sequence ATGTTGACAGGTATTCATCCGCTGCTGACCGGGCGGCTCCTTTGGTGTCTCGATCGACTCGGACACTCCGATTCCGTCGTGATCGCGGACGCGCATTTTCCTGCCGCCCGGATCGCGGCCGAAAACGCCGGCACGGTTCTCGACTTCCCCGCAGTTGGGTCGCCCGACATGCTGGCGGCCGTTCGCACAGTCATCCCGCTGGACGACGCACCCGCGCTCGATCTGATGGCGTCGGCGTCCGGTGACGTCCTGGTCGTGCAGCAAGAACTCATGCGAGTTGCGGGAGTCGATGCCGAACACGTCCGATTTACCGACAGGTTCGACTTCTACGAGACCGCAGCCGGTTCCTCGGTCATCGTGCGCACCGGCGAGACGCGGCAGTACGGCAACGTCCTGCTTCGCAAGGGCCTGGTGGACCCGGCCGGCGACAGTGCCCCACCGTTACGAGAAGGGACTGCCTCATGA
- a CDS encoding L-fuconate dehydratase translates to MSTIIALETTDVRFPTSKSLDGSDAMNTDPDYSAAYVRIRTDAVDGLTGHGFTFTIGRGNDVQAAAIEALADRLVGRNAEEVLADMGATWRGFVYDSPLRWLGPEKGVMHMAIGAVVNALWDLKAKRAGQPLWQLLAGMSPEEIVSLVDFRYLTDALTPDDALAILKRAQPGRSEREAALLDSGYPAYTTTPGWLGYDDAKLTRLSREAVAAGFTQIKLKVGNDPDEDNRRLRLAREAVGPDIRIAVDANQRWDVGQAIEWINGLAEFDLAWVEEPTSPDDVLGHAAIARGIAPVPVATGEHMSNRVMFKQFLQADALQVMQIDSARVAGINENIAALLLAAKFGVRVCPHAGGVGLCEAVQHLSMFDYVAVSGQLDGRMIEYVDHLHEHFVTPVRIENGNYVTPTAPGAGTEMLPDSIDAYTFRPDGIA, encoded by the coding sequence GTGAGCACGATAATCGCGCTGGAAACCACCGACGTGCGGTTTCCGACGTCGAAGTCGCTCGACGGCTCGGACGCCATGAATACCGACCCCGATTACTCGGCCGCGTACGTGCGGATCCGCACCGATGCCGTTGACGGCCTGACGGGCCACGGCTTCACTTTCACCATCGGCCGCGGCAACGATGTACAGGCCGCCGCGATCGAGGCACTGGCCGACCGCCTTGTCGGCCGGAACGCCGAAGAGGTCCTGGCGGACATGGGGGCCACCTGGCGCGGCTTCGTCTACGACTCTCCGCTCCGCTGGCTCGGCCCGGAAAAAGGCGTCATGCACATGGCCATCGGGGCCGTCGTCAACGCGCTCTGGGATCTCAAGGCCAAACGTGCCGGGCAGCCGCTCTGGCAGTTATTGGCAGGGATGAGCCCCGAAGAGATAGTGTCGCTCGTCGACTTCCGCTACCTGACCGACGCTTTGACTCCGGACGACGCGCTGGCGATCCTGAAGCGCGCGCAGCCGGGCCGCTCCGAGCGCGAAGCCGCCCTACTCGATTCCGGCTATCCCGCTTACACGACGACGCCGGGGTGGCTCGGTTACGACGACGCCAAACTCACCCGTTTGTCCCGGGAAGCCGTCGCTGCCGGCTTCACCCAAATCAAACTGAAGGTCGGCAACGATCCGGACGAAGACAACCGACGTTTAAGGCTGGCGCGCGAGGCGGTCGGCCCCGACATCCGAATTGCCGTGGACGCAAATCAACGGTGGGACGTCGGCCAGGCCATCGAGTGGATCAACGGGCTCGCCGAGTTCGACCTGGCCTGGGTCGAAGAGCCGACAAGTCCGGACGACGTGCTGGGCCACGCCGCCATCGCCCGCGGCATCGCGCCCGTCCCGGTCGCCACCGGCGAACACATGTCGAACCGAGTGATGTTCAAGCAGTTTCTGCAAGCCGACGCGCTGCAGGTGATGCAGATCGATTCTGCCCGGGTGGCAGGCATCAACGAGAACATCGCCGCACTGCTGCTGGCTGCGAAGTTCGGCGTCCGCGTCTGTCCGCATGCCGGCGGGGTCGGACTTTGCGAGGCGGTCCAGCACCTGTCGATGTTCGACTATGTGGCGGTGTCGGGGCAGCTCGACGGCCGCATGATCGAATATGTCGACCATTTGCACGAACACTTCGTCACGCCGGTCCGCATCGAGAACGGTAATTACGTCACACCGACCGCTCCCGGCGCCGGCACGGAAATGCTGCCCGACAGCATTGACGCCTACACCTTCCGCCCGGACGGCATCGCATGA
- a CDS encoding sensor histidine kinase, whose product MNDGRPARTPAQRVTAWGLKCLWIAGTLCVAWLCTASAMFSLYALPIAFQGAYDDPQSVITNTGMLLFMLALACDVTLFWRRRVPWLPVAAGLLLTVVLQMDALLALVGVASFVGRRRGKGTMLWTAAAIGAAAWAGIRDGLRPADHSATSLILDLGDETGAQPQQFIVAIVVTAVAIGAAVAYGLIRRSRREVKVAEQRTLGEKRRGDSLSTTVARQDEREMLAQEVHDALAHRLSLISLQSQSLKVLAKSADPAVAAAATALQSNAHKSLDDLRNLIGVLREPAAESPRPHAEVPLPPGVGLTDLQELVETSRRAGMTINSSILLSDTAGASPLLDKAAYRVVQEALTNVQKHSPSSPVWLWVRAEAGNGVLIRVVNPIGAVGPLDATGCGAGVVGMRERAAMLGGTTDIGPDGHGSFLVDVHLPWHQESETAGRPVGAA is encoded by the coding sequence ATGAACGATGGGCGCCCGGCTCGCACGCCGGCACAGCGCGTGACGGCGTGGGGGCTGAAGTGCCTCTGGATCGCCGGCACGCTCTGCGTGGCGTGGCTGTGCACAGCTTCGGCGATGTTCAGCCTGTACGCGCTGCCGATCGCCTTCCAAGGGGCCTATGACGATCCGCAGTCCGTCATCACGAATACCGGCATGCTGCTGTTCATGCTGGCGTTAGCGTGCGATGTCACGCTGTTCTGGCGACGGCGAGTCCCGTGGCTTCCCGTTGCCGCCGGCCTGCTGCTGACCGTCGTCTTGCAAATGGACGCCTTGCTCGCCCTGGTCGGCGTCGCCTCCTTTGTCGGCCGACGGCGCGGAAAAGGAACAATGCTCTGGACGGCGGCGGCAATAGGTGCCGCGGCTTGGGCCGGCATCCGCGACGGACTCCGGCCGGCCGACCACTCCGCAACGTCGCTCATTCTCGACCTGGGCGATGAGACAGGTGCACAGCCGCAGCAATTCATCGTTGCAATCGTCGTGACGGCGGTTGCGATCGGCGCCGCCGTGGCCTACGGGCTGATCCGCCGGTCCCGACGCGAAGTGAAGGTCGCTGAGCAGCGCACGCTCGGCGAAAAGCGTCGCGGCGACTCGCTCTCGACGACAGTGGCGCGCCAAGACGAACGCGAAATGCTGGCCCAAGAGGTCCACGATGCGCTGGCGCACCGGCTGTCGCTGATATCGCTGCAATCCCAATCTCTGAAAGTCCTGGCGAAATCGGCCGATCCGGCAGTGGCGGCTGCGGCGACCGCGCTCCAGAGCAATGCACACAAATCGCTCGACGATCTGCGGAACCTCATCGGCGTGCTCCGCGAACCCGCCGCCGAGTCGCCGCGCCCACACGCCGAAGTGCCGCTGCCGCCCGGCGTCGGCCTCACCGACCTGCAGGAACTTGTCGAGACATCCCGGCGCGCCGGCATGACCATCAACTCATCGATACTGCTGTCCGACACGGCCGGCGCCAGCCCACTTCTCGACAAGGCCGCCTATCGCGTCGTCCAGGAGGCTCTCACCAATGTGCAGAAGCATTCGCCGTCGTCACCGGTTTGGCTTTGGGTACGCGCGGAAGCCGGCAACGGCGTGCTGATCCGAGTGGTCAACCCGATCGGCGCCGTTGGCCCGCTCGACGCGACCGGCTGCGGCGCCGGCGTGGTCGGTATGCGCGAACGCGCGGCAATGCTGGGAGGTACCACCGATATCGGCCCGGACGGCCACGGAAGCTTTCTCGTCGACGTCCACCTGCCATGGCACCAGGAGAGCGAGACCGCCGGCCGCCCGGTCGGTGCCGCCTGA
- a CDS encoding sugar ABC transporter ATP-binding protein, whose translation MTETPGAVTPLLEVRDVSKSFPGVKALSNMHLALHPGEVLALVGENGAGKSTLMKVLSGIYPVDSGEFFLNGEPLLATGPKHAQELGIAIIHQEFNLIPDLTVAQNIFVGREPHRAGIFNSERALNTRAGELIDRLGLPLNPRTTVSELTVAKQQMVEIAKALSFEARVLIMDEPTAALNEAEVGALHDLIRRFIQPTTGVVYISHRMDEIKQITDRVTVIRDGKYIDTLDTASTSMTEVINLMVGRELTTDAAPENVRSDRDVLLTVDGLETRDLLRNVSFDLREGEILGFAGLMGAGRTEVARAIVGADKRSAGTITLRGKPVTIRNPADAAKLRIGYLSEDRKRYGLLLERSVGENMVLSAVTELFSTWGLMRSKSIQAKASEYVDTMKVKTPSTGQTAKFLSGGNQQKVVIAKWLIKDCDILIFDEPTRGIDVGAKEEIYGLLNELAQAGKSIIMISSELPEVLRMSHRVVVMSEGRITGIVDAGEATSETIMHYATLRPDENTQDAAELGLTTQSAAGPASGATDEKADNS comes from the coding sequence ATGACCGAGACCCCCGGGGCGGTCACGCCGCTGCTGGAAGTGCGCGACGTGAGCAAGTCGTTCCCCGGCGTCAAGGCGTTGTCGAACATGCACCTGGCTCTCCACCCCGGTGAAGTGTTGGCGCTCGTCGGCGAAAACGGCGCAGGCAAGTCCACGCTCATGAAGGTGCTGTCGGGCATTTACCCAGTGGATTCCGGCGAATTCTTCTTGAACGGCGAGCCGCTGCTGGCGACCGGGCCCAAGCACGCGCAAGAACTCGGCATCGCGATCATCCATCAGGAATTCAACCTGATTCCCGACCTGACCGTCGCGCAAAACATCTTCGTCGGCCGCGAGCCGCACCGCGCCGGTATCTTCAACAGCGAGCGGGCGCTGAACACTCGCGCCGGCGAGCTGATCGACCGCCTCGGGTTGCCGCTGAATCCGCGGACGACGGTGTCCGAGTTGACTGTCGCCAAACAACAGATGGTGGAAATCGCCAAGGCGCTGAGCTTCGAAGCGCGCGTGTTGATCATGGACGAGCCGACCGCGGCGCTCAACGAGGCCGAGGTCGGGGCGCTGCACGACCTGATTCGCCGGTTCATCCAGCCGACCACCGGCGTCGTCTACATCTCGCACCGGATGGACGAAATCAAGCAGATCACCGACCGCGTCACGGTCATCCGCGACGGCAAATATATCGACACGCTCGACACCGCCTCCACCTCGATGACCGAGGTCATCAACCTGATGGTCGGCCGCGAGCTCACGACCGACGCGGCCCCCGAGAACGTGCGCTCGGACCGCGACGTCCTCTTGACTGTCGACGGTCTGGAAACACGCGATCTGCTGCGAAACGTGTCCTTCGACCTGCGCGAGGGCGAAATCCTCGGCTTCGCCGGACTCATGGGCGCCGGCCGCACCGAGGTCGCGCGGGCCATCGTGGGAGCGGACAAGCGCAGCGCGGGGACCATCACCTTGCGGGGCAAGCCCGTGACAATCCGCAACCCGGCCGACGCGGCCAAACTCCGGATCGGGTATTTGTCCGAAGACCGCAAACGGTACGGATTGCTGCTCGAGCGGAGCGTCGGCGAGAACATGGTGCTCAGTGCCGTCACCGAGCTGTTCTCGACGTGGGGGTTGATGAGGTCGAAGTCCATCCAGGCCAAGGCGTCCGAATACGTCGACACCATGAAAGTGAAGACGCCGTCGACTGGGCAGACCGCGAAGTTCCTGTCCGGCGGCAATCAGCAAAAGGTCGTCATCGCGAAATGGCTGATCAAGGATTGCGACATCCTCATCTTCGACGAGCCCACCCGCGGGATCGACGTGGGAGCGAAAGAAGAGATCTACGGTCTGCTCAACGAACTGGCGCAAGCCGGCAAATCCATCATCATGATCTCTTCGGAGCTGCCGGAAGTGCTGCGGATGTCGCACCGCGTGGTCGTCATGAGCGAAGGACGTATCACCGGCATCGTCGACGCCGGCGAGGCGACCAGCGAGACGATCATGCATTATGCGACGCTCCGGCCCGATGAAAATACTCAGGACGCCGCCGAACTCGGCTTGACCACTCAGTCCGCCGCCGGACCGGCGTCCGGCGCTACCGACGAGAAAGCAGACAACTCATGA